The following coding sequences are from one uncultured Desulfobacter sp. window:
- a CDS encoding M23 family metallopeptidase: MKKTLFLIIFLAIVVPVGWVLFCKYEGDIPNAEISLPSPYLKQSYEINMTATDKGAGLKHVTVSLVQKDNEQILLDKSYQSSSILSLFSDNIVLSDTFVIPVEMRKYGMSDGQAVIRTVVTDYAWRKWTKGNRFEKEQQVIIDTVPPRLQVLTSQHNVSKGGVGLVIYKLDEENIQSGVRVGDNFFPGYSGVFNDPMVVTALFALDYTQGPDTRMVVEARDAAGNETKRGFYHYIKDRTFRSDTLRISDGFLEFKMHDFDLGPKEAQFLTEPNPLLAKFLYINETLRQQNVETVSAVPSDTRAELMWEGRFSRLPGAANRAQFADKRTYKYNGKVISHSTHLGIDLASTSNAPVGAANNGRVIMAENIGIFGNVIVIDHGLGLASLYAHLSQMNVAKGDMVKKNDIIGRTGLTGLAGGDHLHFGMMLHNICVNPVEWWDAAWIKNNITSKIESVKKQIQ; the protein is encoded by the coding sequence ATGAAGAAAACGCTGTTTCTGATTATATTTCTGGCTATTGTTGTGCCTGTAGGCTGGGTTCTGTTTTGCAAATACGAGGGGGATATCCCCAATGCGGAGATCAGCCTGCCTTCCCCGTATTTGAAACAATCTTATGAAATCAACATGACTGCAACGGATAAAGGTGCAGGGTTAAAGCATGTCACCGTTTCCCTGGTGCAAAAGGATAATGAACAAATTCTGCTGGATAAATCCTATCAGTCCTCTTCCATTCTCTCTTTGTTCAGTGACAACATCGTCCTGTCGGATACCTTTGTTATTCCCGTTGAAATGCGTAAATACGGGATGAGCGACGGCCAGGCCGTTATCCGGACCGTGGTGACGGATTATGCCTGGCGTAAATGGACCAAAGGCAACCGCTTTGAGAAAGAGCAGCAGGTGATCATTGACACGGTGCCGCCCCGGCTCCAGGTTTTGACCTCCCAGCATAATGTCTCCAAAGGCGGTGTGGGCCTTGTCATCTATAAGCTCGACGAAGAGAACATCCAAAGCGGTGTCAGGGTCGGGGATAATTTCTTCCCTGGATATTCCGGGGTTTTTAATGATCCCATGGTGGTCACCGCATTGTTTGCCCTGGATTATACCCAGGGACCGGATACCCGCATGGTTGTCGAAGCCAGGGATGCGGCAGGCAATGAAACCAAGCGCGGATTTTATCATTATATTAAGGATAGAACGTTCAGGTCCGATACCCTGCGCATCTCAGACGGTTTTCTGGAATTCAAAATGCATGACTTCGACCTGGGCCCCAAAGAAGCCCAGTTCCTGACGGAACCCAATCCCTTGCTGGCCAAATTTTTATATATTAACGAAACCCTTCGTCAGCAGAATGTGGAAACCGTCTCTGCCGTGCCTTCGGATACCCGGGCCGAGTTGATGTGGGAAGGGCGTTTCAGCCGCCTGCCCGGTGCCGCCAACCGGGCGCAGTTTGCCGATAAGCGTACATATAAATATAATGGGAAAGTGATCAGTCACTCCACCCATCTAGGCATTGATCTGGCCTCCACATCCAATGCACCGGTGGGCGCGGCCAATAACGGCCGGGTGATCATGGCGGAAAATATCGGCATTTTCGGCAATGTCATTGTTATTGACCACGGACTTGGCCTTGCCAGCCTGTATGCCCATTTAAGCCAGATGAACGTGGCCAAAGGCGATATGGTTAAAAAGAATGATATCATCGGTCGAACAGGTCTAACGGGCCTTGCCGGCGGAGACCACCTGCATTTCGGCATGATGCTTCACAATATATGCGTCAACCCCGTGGAGTGGTGGGATGCCGCCTGGATTAAAAATAATATCACTTCAAAAATTGAGTCTGTTAAAAAACAGATACAGTAA
- the rpoN gene encoding RNA polymerase factor sigma-54 yields the protein MELGLQQSLALTQQLVMTPQLQQAIKLLQLSRLELAEMIQQEMEQNPALEELSTEDTSDKSITAQETEARETETDPPVKEVTIEERVRSDTDWENYINEYNSTGRIHMESENSEAPNYEAFTSEKQTLEAHLKWQLMLSDLPDEEERLGHVIIGNLNRDGYLCADVEEIAQSAGAEPQTVEKVLALLQTFDPPGICARNLCETLLIQVRLLGIENEIITRIITDHLKNLENRNSKKIAKDLKISVDDVRAAVKIIQFLEPKPGRKFATEEPAYITPDIYVYKVGDDFKIVMNDDGLPKLRISRFYREAVATGKKIPKETKTYLNEKMQSASWLIKSIHQRQKTIYLVMESIIKFQREFFEKGIAYLRPLILKDIAEDIEMHESTISRVTTNKYAYTPQGLFELKYFFNSSIERGDGPSMASASVKERIRQLIDNEDPNAPLSDDKIAAILQESDIQIARRTVAKYRKVLNILPSNKRKQL from the coding sequence ATGGAACTTGGATTACAACAAAGCCTTGCACTGACCCAGCAACTGGTCATGACCCCCCAGCTCCAGCAGGCGATTAAACTGCTCCAGCTGTCCCGGCTTGAACTTGCCGAAATGATCCAGCAGGAAATGGAGCAAAATCCGGCACTTGAAGAACTTTCCACCGAGGACACCTCTGACAAATCCATCACAGCCCAGGAAACCGAAGCCCGTGAAACGGAAACCGACCCCCCTGTCAAAGAAGTCACCATTGAAGAACGGGTCCGCTCGGATACGGATTGGGAAAATTATATCAATGAATACAACTCCACCGGTCGCATTCACATGGAGTCTGAAAACAGTGAAGCGCCAAACTACGAAGCATTCACATCCGAAAAACAAACCCTTGAAGCACATCTGAAATGGCAGTTGATGCTTTCGGACCTGCCCGACGAAGAGGAGCGCCTTGGCCATGTCATCATCGGCAACCTGAACCGAGATGGATATCTGTGCGCCGATGTGGAGGAGATCGCCCAGTCGGCCGGGGCCGAACCCCAAACCGTTGAAAAGGTGCTGGCGCTGCTCCAGACCTTTGACCCCCCCGGCATATGCGCAAGAAATCTGTGCGAGACCCTTTTAATTCAGGTCCGACTGCTGGGCATTGAAAATGAGATCATCACCCGGATCATTACGGACCACTTAAAAAATCTTGAAAACAGGAATAGTAAAAAAATTGCCAAGGATTTGAAAATTTCCGTTGACGATGTCCGGGCCGCCGTAAAAATCATCCAGTTTCTTGAGCCCAAACCCGGAAGAAAATTTGCCACAGAGGAACCGGCCTACATCACCCCCGACATTTACGTTTACAAAGTCGGTGATGATTTTAAAATCGTTATGAACGATGACGGCCTGCCCAAATTAAGAATCTCAAGATTCTACCGGGAAGCTGTGGCCACCGGCAAAAAAATCCCCAAGGAGACCAAGACATATCTTAATGAAAAGATGCAGTCCGCCTCCTGGCTGATAAAATCCATTCACCAACGCCAGAAAACCATTTATCTGGTCATGGAAAGCATCATTAAATTTCAAAGGGAGTTTTTTGAAAAGGGCATTGCCTACCTTCGGCCATTGATCCTGAAAGACATTGCCGAAGACATTGAAATGCATGAATCGACCATCAGCCGGGTGACCACCAACAAATATGCGTACACGCCCCAGGGGCTGTTTGAGTTGAAATATTTTTTCAACAGCTCCATAGAACGGGGAGACGGACCGTCCATGGCATCGGCCAGTGTCAAGGAGCGCATCAGGCAGCTCATTGACAATGAAGATCCCAACGCACCGCTAAGTGACGATAAAATTGCCGCAATCCTCCAGGAATCCGACATTCAGATTGCCCGGCGCACCGTGGCAAAATATAGAAAGGTACTCAATATACTGCCGTCCAATAAACGCAAACAACTATAG
- the lptC gene encoding LPS export ABC transporter periplasmic protein LptC has translation MSSVGKKKLILPLMLVIGIIIAGLGIYYYINHLLTTPIELENIEVDDKAALKLNALEQISKKNGITEWKLKASSATLLKDQNKAVLKDVDIIFYTKENTQVHLTADDGELDTKTHDMNFSKHVTIRYQRYSLTSETLHYAKKPHIIRSDSRVTVDDGDSVIEADNMEILLNRDLIILKGHVEGQFSENTQNSDLL, from the coding sequence ATGAGCAGCGTCGGCAAAAAGAAACTGATACTCCCCCTGATGCTGGTCATAGGCATTATTATTGCCGGGTTAGGAATCTACTATTATATCAACCACCTGCTCACCACCCCCATTGAACTTGAAAATATTGAGGTGGATGACAAGGCGGCGCTCAAACTCAACGCCCTTGAGCAGATTTCCAAAAAAAACGGCATTACCGAATGGAAGCTTAAAGCGTCCAGCGCCACCCTGCTCAAAGACCAAAACAAGGCCGTGCTCAAAGATGTGGACATTATTTTCTACACAAAAGAAAATACCCAGGTCCATCTCACAGCAGACGATGGAGAACTTGATACCAAGACCCATGACATGAATTTTTCAAAGCATGTCACCATCCGGTACCAGCGCTACAGTCTGACAAGTGAAACATTGCATTATGCCAAAAAACCACATATAATACGCTCCGATTCAAGGGTTACAGTTGATGATGGCGACTCCGTGATAGAAGCCGACAACATGGAGATCCTGCTAAACCGGGATCTGATCATCCTAAAAGGACATGTAGAGGGACAGTTTAGTGAAAACACTCAAAATTCAGACCTGCTATAA
- a CDS encoding PTS sugar transporter subunit IIA → MTGILIVTHANLGASLIDTLEFILGAKQEKLDAISIDIKQDPESLRNKIKRGIKDVYCEKGVIIFTDMFGGTPSNLAYAFLEEGKVEVISGVNLPILLKAVTSREKMEIKALTAALIEHGKKSISLASDILKGTSRSLS, encoded by the coding sequence ATGACGGGAATTTTAATTGTCACCCATGCGAATCTGGGTGCATCATTAATTGATACCCTGGAATTCATTCTAGGGGCCAAGCAAGAAAAACTGGATGCCATATCCATAGACATCAAACAGGATCCGGAAAGTCTGCGAAATAAAATCAAACGGGGTATTAAAGATGTCTATTGCGAAAAAGGCGTTATTATTTTCACCGACATGTTCGGGGGTACACCTTCAAACCTGGCCTATGCCTTTCTGGAAGAAGGAAAGGTGGAGGTGATTTCAGGCGTCAACCTGCCCATTCTTCTCAAAGCCGTAACAAGCCGGGAGAAGATGGAGATCAAAGCATTGACCGCAGCCCTGATTGAACACGGGAAAAAAAGTATTTCCCTTGCCAGCGACATCCTCAAAGGGACCAGTCGGTCCTTATCCTAA
- the raiA gene encoding ribosome-associated translation inhibitor RaiA encodes MQVTITFKKIDASDSLKFYVNKKLKRFEKMLDGPAEANVVLSIEKIRHIAEITLTCGPLNIHAKESSESMYAAIDIITDKVKSQITKHKEKEKKHMSGNKASLTDTREFNIEETQPGNMDDIIEEPLETKPMDIEDAVIELESGKKSFYVFMNARTEQVNVIYKHNNGKLGLISPQG; translated from the coding sequence ATGCAGGTCACCATAACGTTTAAAAAAATAGACGCATCCGATTCCCTGAAATTCTATGTAAACAAAAAACTGAAACGGTTTGAGAAGATGCTGGACGGACCGGCTGAGGCCAATGTGGTCTTAAGCATAGAAAAAATAAGACATATTGCCGAAATCACTTTAACCTGCGGTCCGCTGAACATCCATGCCAAAGAATCGTCCGAAAGCATGTATGCAGCCATTGATATTATAACGGATAAAGTGAAAAGCCAGATCACAAAACACAAGGAAAAAGAGAAAAAACACATGTCAGGCAATAAGGCAAGCCTGACCGACACCCGGGAGTTCAACATTGAGGAAACCCAGCCCGGCAACATGGATGATATTATCGAAGAGCCCCTTGAAACAAAACCCATGGACATTGAAGATGCGGTGATCGAACTGGAATCGGGCAAAAAATCCTTTTATGTATTTATGAATGCCCGCACAGAACAAGTCAACGTGATTTATAAACACAATAACGGAAAATTGGGACTCATCTCCCCCCAAGGATAG
- a CDS encoding PTS sugar transporter subunit IIA: protein MKISDILKLDAIIADLKAKDKSEAIKELAQAVSPVAGAEPEDVAAVLLEREHLGSTGIGGGIAIPHGKLETVKSIAVGFGRSVEGIEFNSLDKRPVHLFFLLLTPEHSTGGHLKVLAHISKLLKMDQFKERLLSAGSTEQIHQIIVENDEEF from the coding sequence ATGAAAATCAGTGACATTCTAAAGCTGGATGCTATTATTGCAGACCTGAAAGCCAAAGACAAATCAGAGGCCATAAAAGAATTAGCCCAAGCTGTTTCACCGGTGGCAGGCGCCGAACCCGAAGACGTCGCAGCCGTGCTGCTGGAACGGGAACATTTAGGTTCTACGGGCATCGGCGGCGGCATCGCCATTCCCCACGGCAAACTGGAGACGGTAAAATCCATTGCGGTTGGATTTGGTCGCAGCGTTGAGGGAATTGAGTTTAATTCTCTGGATAAACGGCCGGTTCATCTTTTTTTTCTGCTTTTAACACCCGAGCATTCCACTGGAGGTCACTTAAAGGTTCTGGCACATATTTCAAAACTTCTGAAAATGGATCAGTTTAAAGAACGCCTTTTATCGGCGGGGTCAACAGAACAGATTCATCAGATCATTGTGGAGAATGACGAAGAATTTTGA
- a CDS encoding HAD-IIIA family hydrolase, translating into MTTQLAEIQMLLLDVDGVLTDGSITYTDTGEQIKSFNAKDGLGIRLLMDAGIHVGIVTARVSGALRHRCENLGITLVFDGIHDKAKALSDISASTQISTTQMAFMGDDLIDLPAMTRAGFALTVADAPAEVKSRADMITDLPGGKGAVRQACEAILKAKGLWEKSISRFLS; encoded by the coding sequence ATGACAACACAATTGGCGGAGATCCAAATGCTGCTGTTGGATGTGGACGGGGTGCTCACCGACGGCAGCATCACCTATACGGACACCGGCGAACAGATCAAAAGCTTTAACGCCAAAGACGGCCTCGGTATTCGCCTGCTTATGGATGCAGGCATTCATGTCGGTATTGTTACGGCAAGGGTTTCAGGTGCGTTGCGCCACCGGTGTGAAAATTTAGGCATCACCCTGGTGTTTGACGGCATCCATGACAAGGCCAAGGCGTTGTCGGACATATCTGCGAGCACCCAAATCAGCACAACACAGATGGCGTTCATGGGAGATGACCTGATAGACCTGCCCGCCATGACCCGGGCCGGTTTTGCCCTGACCGTGGCCGATGCCCCGGCTGAAGTAAAGTCCCGGGCTGATATGATTACAGACCTGCCCGGCGGCAAAGGCGCGGTGCGCCAGGCCTGTGAAGCCATCCTCAAAGCCAAAGGCCTTTGGGAAAAGTCCATTTCACGGTTTCTATCATGA
- the lptB gene encoding LPS export ABC transporter ATP-binding protein produces MSRLELEKLVKTYGGKTVVDQVSLTVEQGRVTGLLGPNGAGKTTTFYMTVGMIRPDKGTVHLDGEDITRYPMYIRARKGIGYLPQETSIFKKLTVRENITAILEVIDKDAMEINRKADSLMEELGIQALADQKAASLSGGERRRLEISRVLATDPLFILLDEPFAGIDPLAVIDIQQIIGQLTNKGIGVLISDHNVRETLGVCDTAYIMSQGVVMESGPPEKIISSKVAKRIYLGDNFRL; encoded by the coding sequence ATGAGCCGACTGGAACTGGAAAAGCTTGTAAAGACCTACGGCGGTAAAACCGTTGTGGATCAGGTCAGTCTGACGGTGGAACAGGGCCGGGTGACTGGTCTTTTAGGCCCCAACGGTGCCGGCAAGACCACGACCTTTTACATGACTGTCGGCATGATCCGGCCGGACAAAGGCACAGTACATCTTGACGGAGAGGACATAACCCGGTACCCAATGTACATAAGGGCCAGAAAAGGAATCGGTTATCTGCCCCAGGAGACGTCCATATTCAAAAAACTGACGGTAAGGGAAAATATAACGGCTATTCTGGAGGTGATAGACAAAGACGCCATGGAGATCAACCGGAAAGCCGACAGCCTGATGGAAGAGCTTGGGATACAGGCGCTGGCGGACCAAAAGGCGGCCTCCCTGTCCGGTGGAGAGCGACGCCGCCTGGAAATCTCAAGGGTACTTGCCACAGACCCGTTATTTATCCTGCTGGACGAACCCTTTGCCGGCATTGATCCTCTGGCTGTCATTGACATCCAGCAGATCATAGGGCAGCTTACGAACAAAGGTATCGGAGTTTTGATATCCGACCATAATGTCAGGGAAACATTGGGTGTATGCGATACAGCGTACATCATGAGCCAGGGTGTGGTGATGGAATCAGGCCCGCCGGAAAAAATTATTTCGAGCAAAGTAGCCAAACGAATTTACCTGGGAGACAACTTTAGACTTTAA
- a CDS encoding LptA/OstA family protein, with protein MKTLKIQTCYKFPIVLLLTLLFLCTHVTFAAQQNETDEKQPPSDLKITSDKMVASKDQSMVEFTGKVKAVRADSVLFADSVKVFFHSSETKKEGQSNVKRILATGNVEYTEGERKAFSDQADYDTAAQTLILTGDQARLLTGKSWITGKKITLFKAQDRVVVESNEETRVEAFFDAEDQDGSLGKP; from the coding sequence GTGAAAACACTCAAAATTCAGACCTGCTATAAATTCCCCATAGTTTTATTGCTGACATTGCTGTTTCTTTGCACACACGTAACCTTTGCAGCCCAGCAGAACGAAACCGATGAAAAACAGCCGCCGTCCGACCTGAAAATCACTTCGGATAAAATGGTTGCCAGCAAAGACCAGTCCATGGTCGAATTCACAGGAAAAGTTAAAGCGGTTCGGGCCGACAGTGTGCTGTTTGCCGATTCGGTCAAAGTATTTTTCCACTCCTCTGAGACCAAAAAAGAGGGCCAGTCCAACGTCAAACGGATTCTTGCCACGGGGAATGTGGAATATACCGAAGGGGAACGCAAAGCCTTCTCGGATCAAGCCGACTATGACACCGCAGCTCAGACGCTCATCCTCACCGGCGACCAGGCCCGTTTGCTTACGGGCAAAAGCTGGATTACCGGTAAAAAAATAACGCTTTTTAAAGCACAGGACAGGGTGGTTGTGGAAAGCAACGAAGAGACCCGGGTAGAAGCCTTTTTTGACGCCGAAGACCAGGACGGGTCTTTGGGTAAGCCTTGA
- the rapZ gene encoding RNase adapter RapZ gives MENLKVYIITGISGSGKTTVAQAFEDASFYCIDNMPMELVPKVLELPIGESPKVKGAAFVMDMRSKTFINTFVSGVSALEDMGVSPVIIFLEADTQTLVKRFSQTRRHHPLGDETNLLDSISSEKQEMAAIRKLAHQIIDTSNFNVHQLKAKIQELVSKDTGVDNFMKLNIMSFGYKYGIPVDADIVVDLRFLANPYFVPELKAHSGESDAVKTFVLENAETKTFLKKYNDLIDYLIPLYKKENKAYLTLALGCTGGRHRSVAISRAVFERLIKKGLNPSLRHRDIDRDIKER, from the coding sequence ATGGAAAACCTTAAGGTATATATCATCACCGGCATCTCAGGCTCCGGAAAGACAACCGTTGCCCAGGCATTTGAAGATGCATCCTTTTACTGCATCGACAATATGCCCATGGAACTTGTACCCAAGGTGCTTGAGCTGCCCATAGGGGAAAGCCCCAAGGTTAAAGGGGCGGCCTTTGTGATGGATATGCGGTCAAAAACCTTTATCAATACATTTGTTTCAGGCGTCTCTGCTTTAGAAGACATGGGGGTCTCTCCGGTCATTATCTTTCTTGAAGCGGACACCCAAACCCTGGTCAAACGGTTCAGCCAAACCCGCCGGCACCATCCCCTGGGAGATGAAACAAACCTGTTGGACAGTATCAGCTCTGAAAAACAGGAAATGGCCGCCATCCGCAAACTTGCCCACCAAATTATCGATACCTCCAATTTCAACGTGCATCAGCTTAAAGCAAAAATACAGGAGCTTGTGTCCAAGGATACCGGCGTTGACAATTTCATGAAGCTGAACATCATGTCCTTCGGCTACAAATACGGTATCCCGGTGGATGCGGATATTGTGGTGGATCTGCGATTTTTGGCCAATCCCTATTTTGTGCCGGAGCTCAAAGCCCACAGCGGAGAATCCGACGCCGTAAAAACCTTTGTCCTGGAAAATGCAGAGACAAAAACCTTTTTAAAAAAATATAACGATCTTATTGACTATCTCATCCCTTTATATAAAAAAGAAAATAAGGCATATCTAACACTTGCCTTGGGCTGTACTGGTGGCCGCCACCGCAGTGTCGCAATCTCCCGGGCCGTATTTGAACGGCTGATAAAAAAGGGGCTGAATCCAAGCTTGCGACACAGAGATATTGACAGAGACATCAAAGAACGATAA
- the gap gene encoding type I glyceraldehyde-3-phosphate dehydrogenase encodes MTVKIGINGFGRIGRMVFRAALENDAIEVAAINDLTDTETIAHLLKYDSVHGRLSNEISHGDGSICVDGKQILVTALKDPAQIAWADAGVDIVLECTGLFRNRETAGKHLEGGAKKVIISAPAKDPDVTIVMGVNHEDYDPGSHHILSNASCTTNCLAPVAKVLLENFGVVCGLMTTIHSYTGDQRLLDFPHKDLRRARAAALSMIPTTTGAAKAVSLVLPELEGKLNGLAVRVPTPNVSLVDLVITTEKKELTKEMVNQALKKASETNLKGYLGYVDKPLVSIDHNSCPLSSIVDASCTDVINGEMVKIFSWYDNEAGYSHRMVDLATMVGNAL; translated from the coding sequence ATGACTGTAAAAATAGGAATTAACGGATTCGGCAGAATCGGGCGCATGGTCTTTCGGGCAGCTTTGGAAAATGATGCAATTGAGGTTGCGGCCATTAATGATCTAACCGACACGGAAACCATTGCCCACCTGCTCAAATATGACTCCGTCCACGGCCGCCTGTCCAACGAAATCAGCCATGGAGACGGGTCCATCTGTGTGGACGGCAAACAAATTCTGGTCACCGCCCTAAAAGATCCTGCCCAGATTGCCTGGGCCGATGCCGGTGTGGATATTGTCCTGGAGTGCACCGGCCTTTTCAGAAATCGCGAAACCGCAGGCAAACACCTTGAAGGCGGCGCCAAAAAAGTAATCATCTCAGCACCGGCCAAGGATCCGGATGTCACCATTGTCATGGGGGTGAACCATGAGGATTACGACCCCGGCTCGCACCATATTTTGTCCAATGCATCCTGCACCACCAACTGCCTGGCACCGGTCGCCAAGGTTCTGCTGGAAAATTTCGGCGTTGTATGCGGGCTTATGACCACGATCCACTCCTACACGGGAGACCAGCGCCTGCTTGATTTTCCCCACAAAGACCTGCGCCGGGCGCGGGCCGCCGCATTGTCCATGATCCCCACCACCACCGGTGCCGCCAAAGCGGTCTCCCTGGTGTTGCCGGAGCTTGAAGGAAAGCTCAACGGCCTTGCCGTGCGGGTCCCCACACCCAACGTCTCCCTTGTGGATCTGGTGATCACCACCGAGAAAAAAGAGCTGACCAAGGAGATGGTCAACCAGGCCCTGAAAAAAGCATCTGAAACCAATCTGAAGGGATACCTTGGATATGTCGACAAACCCCTGGTATCCATTGATCATAACTCCTGCCCCCTGTCATCCATTGTTGATGCCTCCTGCACAGACGTCATCAACGGAGAGATGGTAAAAATATTTTCATGGTACGACAACGAGGCGGGTTACTCACACCGCATGGTTGATCTGGCCACCATGGTGGGCAACGCCCTGTAA
- a CDS encoding homocysteine biosynthesis protein, giving the protein MSTYKVNKTYEEINAKIAAGEAVVVTAEEIIDIADKEGVVAAARKVDVVTTGTFAPMCSSGAFINIGQSKPVIRTTKTWFNNVEAYSSIAAVDCYIGATAVAEDDPLNKYHPGEFNYGGGHVIQDLVAGKKVHLKAESYGTDCYPNLAIEKSVTLNDLPNAMLVNPRNAYQNYNCAINRADKTKYTYMGTLKPNMRNANYSTSGCLSPLFNDPYLKTIGLGTRIFLGGAQGYVTWTGTQHKKDVDRGLNGVPLSGAGTLCVMGDLKQMSPEWLVGQSIRGYGVSLSVGLGIPIPILNEEILKFTSVSDEEIFTQIIDYGHDYPTGNTKSYGQVSYAELKSGTIKIKGEEVPTVPLSSMVKARKIADILKSEIQKSRFFIGVPQQLFC; this is encoded by the coding sequence ATGAGCACCTATAAGGTGAATAAGACCTACGAAGAGATAAACGCCAAGATTGCGGCCGGAGAGGCCGTTGTCGTGACGGCGGAAGAGATTATTGATATTGCGGATAAAGAAGGTGTTGTGGCAGCGGCCCGCAAAGTGGATGTGGTTACCACCGGCACCTTTGCGCCCATGTGTTCATCCGGGGCGTTTATCAATATCGGCCAGTCCAAACCTGTGATCCGTACGACCAAAACCTGGTTCAATAATGTAGAGGCGTATTCCTCCATTGCCGCAGTGGATTGCTATATCGGGGCCACGGCGGTTGCCGAAGATGATCCCTTGAACAAATATCATCCGGGAGAGTTTAATTATGGCGGCGGCCATGTTATCCAGGATCTTGTGGCCGGCAAAAAAGTTCATTTGAAGGCAGAAAGCTATGGTACCGATTGTTATCCCAATCTTGCCATCGAGAAAAGCGTCACCCTAAATGATCTGCCCAATGCCATGCTGGTGAATCCAAGAAACGCATATCAGAATTATAATTGCGCCATCAACCGGGCGGATAAGACAAAGTACACCTACATGGGGACCTTGAAACCCAATATGAGGAATGCCAACTATTCCACGTCCGGCTGTTTGAGCCCTTTGTTTAATGATCCTTACTTGAAGACCATCGGGTTGGGTACACGGATTTTTCTGGGCGGTGCCCAGGGGTATGTTACCTGGACCGGCACCCAGCATAAAAAAGATGTGGACCGAGGACTTAACGGTGTGCCTTTAAGCGGTGCCGGAACATTGTGCGTGATGGGAGATCTTAAGCAGATGTCGCCTGAGTGGCTGGTGGGCCAGAGTATCCGCGGCTATGGGGTGTCATTGTCCGTGGGCCTTGGTATCCCCATTCCCATTTTAAATGAAGAGATTCTCAAATTTACGTCCGTGTCCGACGAAGAGATTTTCACCCAGATCATAGACTACGGACATGACTATCCTACCGGGAACACAAAGTCCTATGGCCAGGTCAGTTACGCCGAGCTTAAAAGCGGGACCATAAAAATTAAGGGAGAGGAAGTGCCCACAGTGCCTTTGTCCAGTATGGTCAAGGCAAGAAAGATTGCCGATATTTTGAAAAGTGAAATCCAGAAATCCAGATTTTTTATCGGGGTTCCCCAGCAGTTGTTTTGTTAA
- the kdsA gene encoding 3-deoxy-8-phosphooctulonate synthase, producing MTNFFFDLTQNDPNKFFLIAGPCVIEDLGTSLAIAKHLKQVTSDLGIPYIFKASYDKANRTSIQSFRGPGPERGLDILKQIKTQLNIPVISDIHLPDQAEAAGKILDVIQIPAFLCRQTDLILAACATGKPVNIKKGQFLAPADCKNIVEKAKSTGNRDIAITERGTSFGYNNLVVDFRSIHILRELGMPVIFDATHSVQLPGGSGTASAGERQFVPPLAKAAVVCGAHGLFMETHPDPDNALCDGPNSMPLDQMKDLLTQLVNIRKAAGQSL from the coding sequence ATGACAAACTTTTTTTTTGACCTGACCCAAAACGACCCAAACAAATTTTTTCTCATTGCCGGCCCCTGTGTGATCGAAGACTTAGGAACAAGCCTTGCCATCGCAAAACACCTGAAACAGGTCACAAGTGATTTAGGGATACCGTATATCTTTAAAGCCTCCTATGACAAGGCCAACCGCACATCCATCCAGTCATTCAGGGGACCCGGTCCCGAACGCGGCCTTGATATTTTAAAGCAAATTAAAACCCAGCTGAATATCCCTGTGATCTCCGACATTCACCTGCCGGACCAGGCCGAAGCGGCAGGCAAAATACTTGATGTGATTCAAATTCCGGCATTTTTATGCCGCCAGACAGACCTGATTTTAGCCGCCTGTGCAACCGGCAAACCCGTGAACATCAAAAAAGGACAATTTCTTGCACCGGCCGACTGCAAAAATATTGTTGAAAAGGCCAAATCCACAGGAAACCGGGACATTGCCATTACGGAACGCGGCACATCCTTTGGGTACAACAACCTTGTGGTGGATTTCAGATCCATACATATCTTACGCGAATTGGGCATGCCCGTAATTTTTGACGCCACCCACAGCGTCCAACTTCCCGGGGGCAGCGGCACTGCATCGGCAGGGGAGCGACAATTTGTGCCCCCCCTCGCCAAGGCTGCCGTGGTCTGCGGTGCCCACGGCCTGTTCATGGAGACCCACCCGGACCCCGACAACGCCCTATGCGACGGACCAAACTCCATGCCTTTGGACCAGATGAAAGATCTTTTGACCCAATTGGTGAATATCAGAAAAGCTGCGGGACAATCCCTATGA